A stretch of the Enterobacter mori genome encodes the following:
- the dcuR gene encoding two-component system response regulator DcuR — translation MINVLIVDDDAMVADLNRLYVNRVEGFSCSGVASTLNQAEAMINNPNQPVDLVLLDVYMQQDNGLDLLPIIRASGRPIDVIMISSASDANTIQTSMHYGVVDYLIKPFQFPRFEEALNGWKAKRSLMGSHQYYEQADVDRLIHGGAPELADSKKLPKGLTPQTLRTICQWIDAHPEMEFSTDDLANAVNISRVSCRKYLIWLAQINILFTSIHYGATGRPVYRYRLQPEQTGLLKQYCQ, via the coding sequence GTGATAAATGTATTAATTGTCGATGATGATGCCATGGTAGCCGACCTCAACCGTCTGTACGTTAACCGTGTTGAAGGCTTTAGCTGCAGCGGCGTCGCCTCCACGCTCAACCAGGCCGAGGCCATGATCAATAACCCGAACCAGCCCGTCGATCTGGTGCTGCTGGATGTCTACATGCAGCAGGATAACGGGCTCGATCTCCTGCCGATCATCCGTGCGTCAGGCCGCCCGATTGATGTGATTATGATCTCGTCAGCGTCTGATGCGAACACTATCCAGACCTCCATGCATTACGGCGTAGTGGATTACCTGATCAAACCGTTCCAGTTCCCGCGTTTTGAAGAGGCGCTTAACGGCTGGAAGGCAAAGCGCAGCCTGATGGGGTCCCACCAGTATTATGAGCAGGCAGACGTGGACAGACTGATCCACGGCGGTGCGCCGGAACTCGCCGACAGTAAAAAATTGCCGAAAGGGTTAACGCCGCAAACGCTGCGCACGATCTGCCAGTGGATCGACGCGCACCCGGAGATGGAGTTTTCCACCGATGACCTGGCGAACGCGGTCAATATTTCGCGGGTGTCTTGCCGTAAGTATTTAATCTGGCTGGCGCAAATCAACATTCTGTTCACCAGCATTCACTACGGCGCGACCGGGCGTCCGGTGTATCGCTACCGGCTGCAGCCGGAGCAAACGGGGTTACTCAAACAGTATTGTCAGTAA
- the fumA gene encoding class I fumarate hydratase FumA, whose translation MSNKQFFYQDPFPLAHDDTEYYLLTKEHVSVAEFDGQDVLKVEPEALTLLAQQAFHDAAFMLRPSHQKQVAAILNDPEASQNDKYVALQFLRNSEIAAKGVLPTCQDTGTAIIMGKKGQRVWTGGGDEAALSQGVYNTYIEDNLRYSQNAALDMYKEVNTGTNLPAQIDLYSVDGDEYKFLCMAKGGGSANKTYLYQETKALITPAKLKNYLVEKMRTLGTAACPPYHIAFVIGGTSAEATLKTVKLASTRYYDALPTEGNEHGQAFRDVQLEQELLQEAQNLGLGAQFGGKYFAHDIRVIRLPRHGASCPIGMGVSCSADRNIKAKINRDGIWIEKLEHNPGQYIPESLRQQGEGEVVSINLDKPMNEILAQLSAHPVSTRLSLNGTIIVARDIAHAKLKELLDNGEELPQYVKDHPIYYAGPAKTPEGYASGSLGPTTAGRMDSYVDLLQSHGASMIMLAKGNRSQQVTDACHKHGGFYLGSIGGPAAVLAQNSIKSLECVAYPELGMEAIWKIEVENFPAFILVDDKGNDFFQQIQNKQCKGCSQR comes from the coding sequence ATGTCAAACAAACAGTTTTTTTATCAAGACCCCTTCCCTCTCGCGCATGACGACACCGAATATTACCTGCTGACTAAAGAGCACGTTTCCGTTGCCGAATTCGACGGTCAGGACGTGCTGAAAGTGGAGCCAGAAGCCCTGACCCTGCTGGCGCAGCAGGCCTTCCACGATGCTGCGTTTATGCTGCGCCCTTCCCATCAGAAGCAGGTCGCCGCCATTCTTAACGACCCGGAAGCCAGCCAGAACGACAAATACGTTGCCCTGCAGTTCCTGCGTAACTCTGAAATTGCCGCAAAAGGCGTGCTGCCAACCTGTCAGGATACCGGCACCGCGATCATCATGGGCAAAAAAGGCCAGCGCGTCTGGACCGGCGGCGGTGACGAAGCGGCCCTGAGCCAGGGCGTGTATAACACCTACATCGAAGATAACCTGCGCTACTCGCAGAATGCGGCGCTGGATATGTATAAAGAGGTGAATACCGGCACCAACCTGCCCGCGCAGATTGACCTCTACAGCGTGGACGGGGACGAGTATAAATTCCTGTGCATGGCGAAAGGCGGCGGTTCCGCCAACAAAACCTATCTCTACCAGGAAACCAAAGCGCTGATCACTCCGGCGAAGCTGAAAAACTACCTGGTTGAGAAGATGCGCACCCTGGGCACCGCAGCCTGCCCGCCGTACCACATTGCCTTTGTTATCGGCGGCACCTCAGCGGAAGCCACGCTGAAAACCGTTAAACTGGCTTCCACCCGCTACTACGATGCGCTGCCAACCGAAGGCAACGAACACGGTCAGGCGTTCCGTGATGTTCAGCTCGAACAGGAACTGCTCCAGGAAGCACAGAACCTGGGTCTGGGCGCGCAGTTTGGCGGCAAATACTTTGCCCACGATATTCGCGTGATCCGCCTGCCGCGCCATGGTGCCTCCTGCCCAATCGGCATGGGCGTCTCCTGCTCCGCTGACCGTAATATCAAAGCGAAAATCAACCGCGACGGGATCTGGATTGAGAAGCTGGAACACAATCCGGGCCAGTATATTCCTGAGTCCCTGCGTCAACAGGGGGAAGGAGAAGTGGTCAGCATCAATCTCGACAAGCCGATGAATGAGATCCTGGCGCAGCTTTCCGCGCACCCGGTCTCCACCCGCCTGTCGCTGAACGGCACCATCATCGTGGCGCGCGATATCGCCCACGCGAAGCTGAAAGAACTGCTCGACAACGGGGAAGAACTGCCGCAGTACGTTAAAGATCACCCGATTTACTACGCAGGCCCGGCGAAAACGCCAGAAGGTTACGCGTCTGGCTCACTCGGCCCGACCACCGCGGGACGTATGGACTCCTATGTGGACTTACTGCAATCCCACGGCGCGAGCATGATCATGCTGGCGAAAGGTAACCGCAGCCAGCAGGTAACGGACGCCTGCCATAAACACGGCGGCTTCTACCTCGGCAGCATCGGCGGCCCGGCAGCGGTACTGGCGCAAAACAGCATCAAGAGCCTGGAGTGCGTGGCGTATCCTGAGCTGGGTATGGAAGCCATCTGGAAAATTGAAGTGGAGAACTTCCCGGCCTTTATCCTGGTGGATGACAAAGGCAACGATTTCTTCCAGCAAATCCAGAACAAACAGTGCAAAGGTTGCTCACAGCGCTGA
- a CDS encoding FAD:protein FMN transferase, which yields MPDDHRVYSYSAVLMGSPILLKLFSHDEALASRVFRLIKQYEDLLTVNRAHSQVMDINHAAGQHPVAVSRPVFELIRCAKAASVLKDSAFNLAIGPLVKRWKIGFRGDSVPPADEITALLGITDPADVVLNEANSSVFLVRAGMEIDLGAIAKGYIADRVRDYLHKEGADLGLINLGGNIQTLGSPEGGWSVGLKKPFAGDALIGAMAVENRSVVTSGTYERYFEQNGRRYHHILNPRTGYPLDNELDSVTIVSKDSIDGDIWTTLMYGMGVEKGCAALRARPDIEAIFVTKTKEVVISSMHHFRFTLLDKGYRVTDNTV from the coding sequence ATGCCTGATGACCATCGCGTTTACAGCTACTCCGCCGTCCTGATGGGATCGCCCATCCTCCTCAAACTCTTTTCCCATGACGAAGCCCTCGCGTCCCGCGTGTTTCGCCTGATCAAACAGTACGAAGATCTGCTTACCGTTAACCGTGCGCATTCGCAGGTGATGGATATCAACCATGCGGCCGGTCAGCATCCGGTTGCCGTCAGCCGTCCGGTGTTTGAGCTGATTCGCTGTGCGAAAGCGGCAAGCGTGCTTAAAGACAGCGCGTTTAACCTGGCCATCGGCCCGCTGGTGAAACGCTGGAAAATTGGCTTTCGCGGCGATAGCGTTCCGCCTGCTGATGAAATTACGGCACTGCTGGGCATAACCGATCCTGCGGATGTGGTGCTGAATGAAGCGAACAGCAGCGTCTTTCTGGTGAGAGCGGGAATGGAGATTGACCTGGGGGCCATTGCGAAAGGCTATATTGCCGACAGGGTACGGGATTATCTGCACAAAGAGGGCGCCGATCTGGGGCTGATTAATCTCGGCGGAAACATCCAGACCTTAGGCTCACCGGAAGGGGGCTGGAGCGTCGGGTTAAAAAAACCGTTCGCCGGTGATGCGCTGATTGGCGCTATGGCGGTCGAGAACCGATCCGTCGTGACCTCGGGAACTTACGAGCGCTACTTCGAACAAAATGGCAGGCGCTATCACCATATCCTCAACCCGCGTACCGGGTATCCGCTGGACAACGAGCTGGACAGCGTCACCATCGTGTCGAAAGATTCCATCGATGGCGATATCTGGACCACGCTGATGTACGGCATGGGCGTTGAAAAGGGCTGCGCTGCGCTGCGCGCTCGTCCTGATATCGAAGCGATTTTTGTGACCAAAACAAAAGAAGTGGTGATCTCCTCGATGCACCACTTCCGCTTCACGCTGCTGGATAAAGGCTATCGCGTTACTGACAATACTGTTTGA
- a CDS encoding anion permease: MNTKTAVTPPVANQASNGKAKRLLMMALPIVVAVLLLFVPVPEGLPPYAWHYFAIFVGVIVGLIFEPLPGAVIGLTGVVAIALCSQWVLFSPEQLADPKFKLAGASFKWAVSGFGNSTVWLIFGAFMFAAGYDKTRFGRRLALILVKYLGRRSLTLGYAITFADLLLAPFTPSNTARSGGTIYPIIANLPPLYGSKPNDPSARKIGSYLMWVAITAACITSSMFLSALAPNLLALALVKSTVGIDISWGTWFLAFLPLGVLLILTMPLLAYWFYPPEVKVNNEVPLWATRELEKLGKLSRNEILLLVFVCCALMMWIFAAAWIEPAMAALLIVGLMLWTGVLEWNDITGNKAAWNTFVWFATLVALADGLSSTGFISWLGKEGGLLMSGISPGVATIVLLLAFYLLHYLFASTTAHTTALLPAMLTIASTIPGMNMEVFVLLMVTSLGVMGIITPYGTGPSPIYYGSGYLPTKDYWRLGTIFGAIFLAALLLIGYPWMSMMF; encoded by the coding sequence ATGAATACAAAAACTGCTGTAACGCCTCCTGTGGCGAATCAGGCATCAAATGGAAAAGCAAAACGACTGCTTATGATGGCGCTGCCCATCGTTGTCGCCGTACTGCTGCTGTTTGTTCCCGTTCCTGAAGGGTTGCCGCCTTACGCATGGCACTACTTCGCTATCTTTGTTGGCGTGATCGTGGGTTTGATCTTCGAACCGCTGCCGGGTGCGGTGATCGGTCTGACCGGCGTGGTCGCCATTGCCCTCTGCAGCCAGTGGGTACTCTTCAGTCCGGAACAGCTGGCTGACCCGAAATTCAAGCTGGCAGGTGCCTCCTTTAAGTGGGCGGTGAGCGGTTTTGGTAACTCAACCGTCTGGCTGATCTTCGGTGCCTTCATGTTTGCCGCAGGCTATGACAAAACCCGCTTCGGCCGCCGTCTGGCGCTGATTCTGGTGAAGTACCTGGGCCGTCGCAGCCTGACGCTCGGTTACGCTATCACCTTCGCGGACCTGCTGCTGGCACCGTTTACCCCGTCCAACACCGCACGTAGCGGCGGGACTATCTACCCCATCATCGCTAACCTGCCGCCGCTGTACGGTTCAAAACCTAATGACCCAAGCGCGCGTAAGATTGGTTCATATCTGATGTGGGTGGCGATCACTGCGGCCTGTATCACCAGTTCGATGTTCCTTTCTGCTCTGGCACCTAACCTGCTGGCGCTGGCGCTGGTGAAAAGCACGGTTGGGATTGATATCTCCTGGGGGACCTGGTTCCTCGCCTTCCTGCCGCTGGGCGTGCTGCTGATTCTGACCATGCCGCTGCTGGCCTACTGGTTCTACCCGCCAGAAGTTAAAGTGAACAACGAAGTGCCGCTGTGGGCGACCCGTGAACTGGAGAAACTGGGCAAACTGTCGCGCAACGAAATCCTGCTGCTGGTGTTCGTATGCTGCGCGCTGATGATGTGGATCTTCGCTGCCGCGTGGATTGAACCTGCAATGGCTGCCCTGCTTATCGTTGGCCTGATGCTGTGGACCGGCGTGCTGGAGTGGAACGATATCACCGGTAACAAAGCCGCATGGAACACCTTCGTCTGGTTCGCCACGCTGGTAGCGCTGGCGGATGGCCTCTCCTCCACCGGCTTTATTAGCTGGCTGGGTAAAGAGGGTGGTCTGTTAATGAGCGGTATCTCGCCGGGTGTGGCTACCATCGTGCTGCTGCTGGCGTTCTACCTGCTGCACTACCTGTTTGCCAGCACCACCGCGCACACCACGGCGCTGCTGCCAGCGATGCTGACCATCGCCTCCACCATCCCGGGCATGAATATGGAAGTGTTTGTTCTGCTGATGGTGACCTCGCTGGGCGTGATGGGGATTATCACCCCGTACGGTACTGGCCCAAGCCCGATTTACTACGGTAGCGGCTACCTGCCAACCAAAGACTACTGGCGCCTCGGCACCATCTTCGGTGCCATCTTCCTGGCGGCCCTGCTGCTGATTGGTTATCCGTGGATGTCCATGATGTTCTGA
- a CDS encoding sensor histidine kinase encodes MSDLQPFPLTRKRPMKLNTLVTLMVCAIIGSVLLVVFALYSVQITRATRDDVKDTALGIARTLADSPEVKRGLMQAPQADIIQPLAQAVTKRNDLLFTVVTDMRGIRYSHPNEALLGLHFIGDDLTPALEGKENVSVNRGALAEALRVFTPVYDAQQEQIGVVVVGISLNKVEEQITRGRLNALWTVLFSILMSSLAIWGLVRVLKRILFGLEPYEISALFEQRQAMLQSLREGVLAVDIHGRVTMINHTAREILLLPSGKQTENASEPLLASLREVSKSGIARQDQEISCNGRLLLCNMVPVKSQNRVIGAISTFRDKTEISQLMQRIDGMVNYVDALRAHTHEFMNKLHVILGLLNIKRYDKLEEYILQTAHNYQMDIGTIQSKVKSPVIAGFLLGKIQRAKEAGITLTLADECQIPDTANEEQVAVLVTVLGNLIENALDAMEGQPEGEITLLLHYQNGWLSCEVSDDGPGINPVQLEAIFTKGFSTKGENRGVGLFLARQQIQNLGGDITVESEPGVFTQFFVHIPWDSERNIA; translated from the coding sequence ATGAGCGATTTGCAGCCCTTCCCCCTGACGCGCAAGCGCCCTATGAAACTGAACACCCTCGTCACGTTGATGGTGTGCGCGATTATCGGTTCCGTGCTGCTGGTGGTCTTTGCGCTCTATTCAGTGCAAATCACCCGTGCGACCCGCGATGATGTCAAAGACACCGCGCTCGGCATTGCTCGCACCCTTGCGGACAGCCCTGAAGTCAAACGCGGCCTGATGCAGGCGCCCCAGGCGGATATTATTCAGCCCCTCGCCCAGGCGGTGACAAAGCGTAACGATCTGCTGTTTACGGTGGTCACTGACATGCGCGGGATCCGCTACTCTCACCCGAACGAAGCGCTGCTGGGGCTACATTTTATCGGCGACGATTTAACACCTGCGCTGGAAGGTAAAGAGAATGTCTCCGTCAACCGAGGCGCGCTCGCCGAAGCGCTGCGCGTTTTTACGCCCGTCTATGACGCGCAGCAAGAGCAAATCGGCGTGGTGGTGGTAGGCATCTCCCTCAATAAAGTTGAAGAGCAAATCACCCGCGGGCGACTTAACGCCCTCTGGACCGTGTTATTCAGCATATTAATGAGCTCGCTGGCGATCTGGGGTCTGGTCCGCGTGCTCAAACGCATCCTGTTTGGGCTGGAGCCGTACGAGATTTCCGCGCTGTTTGAACAACGTCAGGCGATGCTGCAGTCGCTCCGGGAAGGCGTTCTGGCGGTAGATATTCACGGGCGCGTGACGATGATTAACCACACTGCCAGAGAGATTTTGCTCCTGCCGTCGGGTAAGCAGACTGAAAACGCCAGCGAACCGCTGCTGGCGAGCCTGCGCGAAGTGTCAAAAAGCGGGATTGCGCGTCAGGATCAGGAGATCAGCTGCAACGGACGGTTATTGCTCTGTAACATGGTGCCCGTTAAAAGCCAGAATCGGGTGATCGGGGCGATCAGCACCTTCCGCGATAAAACGGAAATTAGCCAGCTGATGCAGCGAATCGATGGGATGGTCAACTACGTCGATGCCCTGCGCGCCCACACTCATGAATTTATGAATAAACTGCACGTGATCCTTGGCCTGCTGAATATTAAGCGCTATGACAAACTGGAGGAGTACATTCTCCAGACGGCGCATAATTACCAGATGGACATTGGCACCATCCAGAGCAAAGTCAAATCACCGGTTATCGCAGGCTTTTTGCTGGGTAAAATTCAGCGAGCCAAAGAAGCAGGCATCACGCTCACGCTGGCAGATGAGTGCCAGATACCGGATACCGCGAATGAAGAGCAGGTTGCGGTGCTGGTCACCGTGCTCGGTAACTTAATTGAAAATGCACTGGATGCAATGGAAGGCCAGCCAGAAGGCGAAATCACTCTGCTGTTACACTATCAAAATGGCTGGCTCAGCTGCGAAGTCAGCGACGATGGCCCCGGTATCAATCCGGTTCAGCTGGAGGCTATTTTTACAAAGGGCTTCTCAACGAAAGGTGAAAATCGGGGCGTTGGGCTGTTCCTTGCACGTCAGCAAATCCAGAATCTGGGCGGCGATATCACCGTCGAATCTGAGCCTGGCGTATTTACCCAATTTTTTGTTCACATCCCCTGGGATAGCGAGAGGAATATCGCGTGA
- a CDS encoding flavocytochrome c, with product MSTNERILSPFTLPNGTELKNRLLMAPMTTCTGYYDGTVTSELVEYYRARSGSIGTIIVECCFVDDLGLAFPGAIGIDNDEKIAGLAKIAEAIKSKGSKALLQIYHGGRMVDPKLIGGRTPVGPSAVAAPREGAATPVALTAAEVEGMIGKFGEAVRRAIQAGFDGVEIHGANTYLIQQFYSPNSNQRDDEWGGSRDNRAKFPLAVLDITHKMVRQYADDAFIIGYRFSPEEMEVPGIRFDDTMYLLEKLAARGVDYLHFSVGATLRPSIVDTQDPTPLIEKYCAMRSETLAQVPVMGVGGVVNAADVNEALDHGYDLIAVGRATIAYPDWTDRIAAGESLELFMDSTQREALSIPEPLWRFSLVEAMIRDMSMGESKFKPGTFTEKVQDDANELVINVSLETDRIADIELASGPGEDVEFVTSFEEIRTRILDANTPHVDAITGATSQSEAVKKAVSKAMLKSSKALAAEEGVDPNETKCVDVVVIGSGGAGLAAAIQAHDEGASVLIVEKMPTIGGNTIKASAGMNAAETRFQRVKGIQDSKELFYQESLKGGGNKNNPELLRRFVENAPEAIEWLATRGIMLNDITTTGGMSIDRTHRPKDGSAVGGYLISGLVRNVNKRNIDVMLDTSVSDIIFENGEVTGVRLTTEENETLTVATKSVIVATGGFSANSQMVVKYRPDLEGFVTTNHKGATGGGIALLERIGAGTVDMGEIQIHPTVEQKTSYLISESIRGGGAILVNQKGERFYNEMSTRDKVSAQIIALPEKYAWIVFDEHVRTKNKAADEYIAKGFVTSASSPKALAEALGMDHHAFLATLERYNGFVEKQHDDDFGRTTALRAPINEGPFYAIQIAPGVHHTMGGVTINTETCVLDSNHNVLPGAFAAGEVVGGIHGGNRIGGNAVADIIIFGTLAGHQAALRSKMR from the coding sequence ATGAGCACTAACGAACGTATTCTAAGCCCCTTCACATTACCGAATGGCACTGAACTGAAAAACCGTTTGTTAATGGCTCCCATGACAACCTGTACGGGCTACTATGATGGCACTGTCACCAGCGAGCTGGTGGAGTACTATCGGGCGCGTTCTGGCAGCATCGGGACCATTATTGTCGAGTGCTGCTTTGTTGACGATCTCGGCCTTGCCTTCCCGGGCGCAATCGGCATCGATAACGACGAAAAAATCGCCGGGCTGGCGAAAATCGCGGAGGCGATTAAATCTAAAGGCTCTAAAGCCCTGCTGCAGATCTACCACGGCGGCCGCATGGTCGACCCAAAACTGATCGGTGGCCGCACGCCGGTTGGCCCAAGCGCCGTTGCCGCACCACGTGAAGGTGCCGCAACGCCGGTAGCCCTGACCGCTGCAGAAGTGGAAGGCATGATCGGCAAGTTTGGTGAAGCCGTGCGCCGCGCCATTCAGGCCGGTTTCGACGGTGTGGAGATCCACGGGGCAAACACCTATCTGATTCAACAGTTCTACTCTCCGAATTCAAACCAGCGTGACGACGAGTGGGGCGGCAGCCGCGATAACCGCGCGAAATTCCCGCTGGCCGTGCTGGATATCACCCACAAAATGGTGCGCCAGTACGCGGACGACGCGTTTATCATTGGCTATCGCTTCTCGCCAGAAGAGATGGAAGTCCCCGGCATTCGCTTTGACGACACCATGTACCTGCTGGAAAAACTGGCGGCGCGCGGCGTGGACTATCTGCACTTCTCCGTCGGCGCGACCCTGCGTCCTTCCATTGTCGACACCCAGGACCCAACGCCGCTTATCGAAAAATACTGCGCGATGCGTTCTGAAACGCTGGCGCAGGTGCCGGTGATGGGCGTGGGCGGCGTGGTGAATGCCGCTGACGTCAATGAAGCGCTGGACCATGGTTACGATCTGATTGCCGTTGGTCGTGCGACCATTGCGTACCCTGACTGGACCGACCGCATCGCAGCGGGCGAAAGCCTTGAGCTGTTTATGGACAGCACCCAGCGCGAGGCGCTGAGCATCCCTGAACCGCTGTGGCGCTTCTCGCTGGTGGAAGCGATGATCCGCGACATGAGCATGGGGGAATCTAAATTCAAACCAGGCACCTTCACTGAGAAAGTGCAGGACGATGCCAACGAGCTGGTGATTAACGTCAGCCTCGAAACCGACCGCATTGCCGACATCGAACTGGCCTCTGGCCCGGGTGAAGACGTTGAGTTTGTGACCAGCTTTGAAGAGATCCGTACCCGCATTCTGGACGCTAACACCCCGCACGTGGATGCCATCACCGGCGCAACCAGCCAGAGCGAAGCGGTGAAGAAAGCCGTATCCAAAGCGATGCTGAAATCCAGCAAAGCGCTGGCGGCAGAAGAGGGCGTTGACCCGAACGAAACCAAATGTGTGGACGTGGTGGTGATCGGTAGCGGCGGTGCAGGTCTTGCGGCAGCGATTCAGGCTCACGACGAAGGCGCAAGCGTGCTGATCGTCGAGAAAATGCCAACCATCGGCGGGAACACCATCAAAGCCTCTGCCGGGATGAACGCCGCCGAAACCCGCTTCCAGCGCGTGAAAGGCATTCAGGACAGCAAAGAGCTGTTCTACCAGGAGAGCCTGAAAGGCGGCGGCAACAAGAACAACCCGGAACTGCTGCGTCGCTTTGTGGAAAATGCGCCAGAAGCCATCGAGTGGCTGGCAACGCGCGGCATTATGCTTAACGACATCACCACTACCGGCGGGATGAGCATCGACCGTACGCACCGTCCAAAAGACGGCTCTGCGGTAGGGGGTTACCTGATCAGCGGCCTGGTGCGTAACGTCAACAAACGCAACATCGACGTGATGCTGGATACCTCCGTCAGCGACATTATCTTCGAGAACGGTGAAGTGACCGGCGTGCGCCTGACTACCGAAGAGAACGAAACGCTCACCGTAGCCACCAAAAGCGTGATTGTGGCGACGGGCGGTTTCAGCGCCAACAGCCAGATGGTGGTCAAATACCGTCCGGACCTGGAAGGGTTCGTCACTACCAACCATAAAGGGGCAACGGGGGGCGGCATCGCGCTGCTGGAGCGCATCGGGGCAGGCACCGTGGATATGGGCGAAATCCAGATCCACCCAACCGTTGAGCAGAAAACCTCGTATCTGATTTCCGAATCCATCCGCGGCGGCGGTGCGATTCTGGTGAACCAGAAAGGGGAGCGTTTCTACAACGAAATGTCGACCCGCGATAAAGTCTCGGCGCAAATCATCGCTCTGCCAGAGAAATATGCCTGGATCGTCTTTGATGAGCATGTCCGCACTAAAAATAAAGCGGCGGATGAGTACATCGCGAAAGGTTTCGTGACCAGCGCCAGCTCGCCAAAAGCCCTGGCTGAAGCGCTGGGTATGGATCACCACGCTTTCCTGGCGACCCTGGAACGTTACAACGGTTTCGTTGAAAAACAGCACGATGATGATTTTGGTCGTACCACCGCGCTGCGTGCCCCAATCAATGAAGGGCCGTTCTACGCCATTCAGATTGCCCCGGGCGTGCACCACACCATGGGCGGCGTGACCATCAACACCGAAACCTGCGTGCTGGACAGCAACCACAACGTGCTGCCAGGGGCGTTTGCGGCTGGTGAAGTGGTCGGCGGGATCCACGGCGGTAACCGTATCGGCGGTAACGCAGTGGCAGATATCATTATTTTTGGTACCCTTGCCGGACATCAGGCGGCTCTGCGTTCGAAAATGCGGTAA
- a CDS encoding LysR family transcriptional regulator, with translation MYSFAQLEAFTAVAEHGSLMKAASKLGKDRTTLRDLIDFLEDGLGYALFLREGRHLQLTPEGEQLQRQAHLLMRQVRAFEAFARAVPDSATQDISLVYDPFTPRDFLQALIENMATQNIRLSLTSASRDEAEAMLASGEADLGICQARNRSVGNEMEWRALGAIDMDFYAATSLFCESTSPLSLLDLSLVPQVIMHAASDEPVARRLQISGHTLFTNDLEMLRGLLEQGCGWGFLPTHFQAQEWKKVKRLHTEVGSQGISQTIVTIWKPGSDKRERINDTLSLLPALWKRSAL, from the coding sequence ATGTATTCGTTTGCCCAGCTTGAGGCGTTCACCGCCGTGGCTGAGCACGGCAGCCTGATGAAGGCGGCCAGCAAGCTCGGAAAAGATCGCACCACCCTGCGCGATCTGATCGATTTTCTGGAGGACGGTCTGGGCTATGCCCTGTTCCTGCGCGAGGGACGCCACCTGCAATTAACGCCGGAAGGGGAGCAGCTCCAGCGACAGGCGCACCTGCTGATGCGGCAGGTCAGGGCCTTTGAGGCTTTTGCCAGAGCGGTTCCGGACAGCGCGACGCAGGACATTTCCCTCGTTTACGATCCTTTCACTCCCCGGGATTTTCTGCAGGCGCTGATAGAAAACATGGCAACCCAAAACATACGCCTGAGCCTGACCAGCGCGTCGCGTGACGAGGCGGAAGCCATGCTGGCGAGCGGAGAGGCGGATTTAGGTATCTGCCAGGCGCGCAATCGCAGCGTAGGCAATGAGATGGAGTGGCGGGCGCTGGGGGCGATTGATATGGACTTTTACGCCGCGACCTCGCTTTTTTGCGAGAGTACATCGCCGCTTTCGCTGCTCGACCTCTCTCTGGTGCCGCAGGTCATCATGCATGCGGCATCTGATGAGCCGGTTGCGCGTCGTTTGCAAATCTCCGGACATACCCTTTTTACAAATGATCTGGAAATGTTACGCGGTCTGCTGGAGCAAGGGTGCGGCTGGGGATTTCTGCCGACCCATTTTCAGGCGCAGGAGTGGAAAAAGGTAAAAAGGCTGCACACGGAAGTGGGCAGCCAGGGGATTAGTCAGACGATAGTGACCATCTGGAAGCCGGGCAGCGACAAGCGCGAGAGGATCAATGATACGTTGTCGCTGCTGCCGGCACTATGGAAACGCTCAGCGCTGTGA